One genomic window of Denticeps clupeoides chromosome 14, fDenClu1.1, whole genome shotgun sequence includes the following:
- the LOC114803261 gene encoding epidermal differentiation-specific protein-like encodes MASNKIFVYEHPNFTGLSREFTENVPDLQDFNFNDCISSVKVIGQPWVLYEHTHYRGEHFFYEEGEYPSVEWQDAISSMQQVKEDLKNSANKIFVYEHANFTGLSREFTGNVPDLKDVSFNDCISSVKVIGQPWVLYEHTHYRGEHFFYEEGEYPSVEWHDAISSMEKVKEDLTNPQITLYEDSHYGGKSITLNCETNLCFGSFNDQTSSCKVDRGAWVLYQHEHRGGGSIVARAGRPCPTVGWIDNQVSWARPLKPGRPKITAKLLWDKKEENTKSVVIDSICGLNRGKHEQTFSSELSREYEGSVTESFNFSNATQISVGMSFGFDIGLVKSEVNVSLSNTFTVEKGSSNTKTEKKGVKISLPATIRPHTKLTVNVVRKEVDVKVPVKITIKSGYSYSTEYGEYRCQAGNSILAEYQEEDI; translated from the coding sequence ATGGCTTCAAACAAGATCTTTGTGTACGAGCATCCTAACTTTACAGGCCTGAGCCGGGAGTTCACTGAGAATGTTCCAGACCTTCaggattttaattttaatgactgcatctcctctgtgaaggtcataGGGCAGCCATGGGTGTTATATGAACACACCCACTATCGGGGTGAACACTTCTTCTATGAGGAGGGTGAATATCCATCAGTCGAGTGGCAGGATGCCATTTCTTCAATGCAACAAGTGAAAGAGGATCTGAAAAATTCTGCAAACAAGATCTTTGTGTACGAGCATGCTAACTTTACAGGCCTGAGCCGGGAGTTCACTGGGAATGTTCCAGACCTTAAGGATGTTAGTTTTAATGACTGCAtctcctctgtgaaggtcataGGGCAGCCATGGGTGTTATATGAACACACCCACTATCGGGGTGAACACTTCTTCTATGAGGAGGGTGAATATCCATCAGTGGAGTGGCATGATGCCATTTCTTcaatggaaaaagtgaaagaggatctgacaaatcctcagatAACTTTGTATGAAGACTCACACTATGGGGGTAAGAGCATTACCCTCAACTGCGAGACCAACTTATGTTTTGGCAGTTTCAATGATCAGACGTCTTCTTGCAAAGTTgacagaggagcatgggtcCTGTATCAGCATGAACACAGAGGTGGAGGGTCAATTGTGGCCAGAGCTGGACGGCCATGTCCCACTGTAGGGTGGATTGACAACCAAGTGTCTTGGGCTCGTCCtcttaaacctgggagacccaAGATAACAGCAAAGCTGCTCTGGGACAAAAAGGAggaaaacaccaaatcagtcgtcattGACTCAATCTGTGGTTTGAATCGTGGAAAACatgagcagaccttctcctctgagctcagtcgggagtatgaaggttctgtcaccgagagcttcaacttcagcaatgctacacagataagtgtggggatgtcatttgggtttgatattggtTTAGTGAAGTCAGAAGTCAATGTGTCTCTGAGTAACACTTTCACcgtggagaaggggagcagcaacaccaagacggaaaagaagggtgtgaagatCTCCCTACCAGCCACCATCCGtccacacaccaagctcactgtgaatgtagTGAGAAAAGAGGTGGATGTGAAGGTTCCAGTCAAGATAACGATCAAGTCAGGCTACAGCTATTCGACTGAAtacggggaatacaggtgccaggctggtaactcgatcttggctgaataccaagaagaggacatttaa